In the Sarcophilus harrisii chromosome 3, mSarHar1.11, whole genome shotgun sequence genome, one interval contains:
- the LOC100935043 gene encoding caspase-1 isoform X2 — protein MEIVREENKTIRDQARRLIDIVIRKGSKASQYLIKSIIERDGHLADHLALSSGSQTEQLPTVSEAFSKKSSSSPVPQAIQANATDTLKLCSHEDFQRLRKKMAGQIYPVMEKEGRTRLALIICNVEFDELSQRNGANNDIIGMQNLLEGLGYRVDVEKNLTALEMESKLKQFASRPEHQTSDSTFLVLMSHGEPRGICGKDSTKEAPQILPVDRIFQIFNTSNCPSLKDKPKIIILQACRGGNSGIVWVSDSAAPSADKCPQDSDIFENDTLCKAHVEKDFIAFCSSTPNNMSWRKRDTGSLFIIKLIDCFRKYAWCSHLYDIFCKVQHSFEIPMEKMQMPTIERATLTKYFYLFPGN, from the exons ATGGAGATagtgagggaggaaaataaaacaatcagGGATCAGGCTCGAAGATTGATTGATATTGTCATTCGCAAAGGTTCCAAAGCCAGCCAGTATCTTATTAAGAGTATCATTGAAAGAGATGGACATCTTGCAGACCACCTTGCTCTGTCTTCAG GATCTCAGACAGAACAACTACCTACTGTATCTGAAGCATTTTCGAAAAAATCCTCTTCCTCACCAG TTCCTCAGGCAATCCAGGCCAATGCCACAGACACACTCAAGCTTTGTTCCCATGAAGACTTCCAAAGGCTAAGGAAGAAGATGGCAGGACAG ATATACCCAGTGATGGAGAAAGAAGGCCGCACACGCCTGGCACTTATCATCTGTAATGTGGAGTTTGATGAGCTATCTCAGCGTAATGGAGCTAATAATGACATCATAGGAATGCAGAACCTTCTTGAAGGTCTGGGTTACAGAGTAGATGTTGAAAAAAACCTCACAGCTTTG GAAATGGAGTCAAAGCTAAAGCAATTTGCCTCCCGCCCAGAGCACCAGACTTCAGATAGTACTTTTTTGGTGCTCATGTCTCATGGTGAGCCAAGAGGCATATGTGGAAAGGATTCCACAAAAGAAGCTCCTCAAATACTACCTGTTGACAGGATCTTCCAAATTTTCAACACCAGCAACTGTCCTAGTTTGAAGGACAAGCCCAAGATCATTATCCTTCAGGCTTGCCGAGGGG GGAATTCAGGGATTGTTTGGGTCAGTGATTCAGCAGCACCCTCTGCAGACAAGTGTCCCCAGGACTCAGACATCTTTGAAAATGATACTCTCTGTAAGGCCCATGTGGAGAAGGACTTCATTGCTTTCTGCTCATCAACTCCAA ATAACATGTcctggagaaagagagacacgGGCTCTCTCTTCATCATCAAATTGATTGATTGCTTCAGAAAATATGCATGGTGCTCTCACTTGTATGATATTTTCTGTAAG GTCCAGCATTCATTTGAGATCCCAATGGAGAAGATGCAAATgcccaccattgaaagagcaaCATTAACAAAgtatttctatctttttcctgGCAATTAA
- the LOC100935043 gene encoding caspase-1 isoform X1, which translates to MADTVLKEKRKLFVESVDKGLINGLLDDLLEVKVLNQEEMEIVREENKTIRDQARRLIDIVIRKGSKASQYLIKSIIERDGHLADHLALSSGSQTEQLPTVSEAFSKKSSSSPVPQAIQANATDTLKLCSHEDFQRLRKKMAGQIYPVMEKEGRTRLALIICNVEFDELSQRNGANNDIIGMQNLLEGLGYRVDVEKNLTALEMESKLKQFASRPEHQTSDSTFLVLMSHGEPRGICGKDSTKEAPQILPVDRIFQIFNTSNCPSLKDKPKIIILQACRGGNSGIVWVSDSAAPSADKCPQDSDIFENDTLCKAHVEKDFIAFCSSTPNNMSWRKRDTGSLFIIKLIDCFRKYAWCSHLYDIFCKVQHSFEIPMEKMQMPTIERATLTKYFYLFPGN; encoded by the exons ATGGCTG ACACAGTcctgaaggagaagaggaagctgTTTGTGGAATCAGTGGACAAGGGCTTAATCAATGGATTACTGGATGATTTATTGGAAGTAAAAGTGCTGAATCAAGAAGAAATGGAGATagtgagggaggaaaataaaacaatcagGGATCAGGCTCGAAGATTGATTGATATTGTCATTCGCAAAGGTTCCAAAGCCAGCCAGTATCTTATTAAGAGTATCATTGAAAGAGATGGACATCTTGCAGACCACCTTGCTCTGTCTTCAG GATCTCAGACAGAACAACTACCTACTGTATCTGAAGCATTTTCGAAAAAATCCTCTTCCTCACCAG TTCCTCAGGCAATCCAGGCCAATGCCACAGACACACTCAAGCTTTGTTCCCATGAAGACTTCCAAAGGCTAAGGAAGAAGATGGCAGGACAG ATATACCCAGTGATGGAGAAAGAAGGCCGCACACGCCTGGCACTTATCATCTGTAATGTGGAGTTTGATGAGCTATCTCAGCGTAATGGAGCTAATAATGACATCATAGGAATGCAGAACCTTCTTGAAGGTCTGGGTTACAGAGTAGATGTTGAAAAAAACCTCACAGCTTTG GAAATGGAGTCAAAGCTAAAGCAATTTGCCTCCCGCCCAGAGCACCAGACTTCAGATAGTACTTTTTTGGTGCTCATGTCTCATGGTGAGCCAAGAGGCATATGTGGAAAGGATTCCACAAAAGAAGCTCCTCAAATACTACCTGTTGACAGGATCTTCCAAATTTTCAACACCAGCAACTGTCCTAGTTTGAAGGACAAGCCCAAGATCATTATCCTTCAGGCTTGCCGAGGGG GGAATTCAGGGATTGTTTGGGTCAGTGATTCAGCAGCACCCTCTGCAGACAAGTGTCCCCAGGACTCAGACATCTTTGAAAATGATACTCTCTGTAAGGCCCATGTGGAGAAGGACTTCATTGCTTTCTGCTCATCAACTCCAA ATAACATGTcctggagaaagagagacacgGGCTCTCTCTTCATCATCAAATTGATTGATTGCTTCAGAAAATATGCATGGTGCTCTCACTTGTATGATATTTTCTGTAAG GTCCAGCATTCATTTGAGATCCCAATGGAGAAGATGCAAATgcccaccattgaaagagcaaCATTAACAAAgtatttctatctttttcctgGCAATTAA